One window of the Haemorhous mexicanus isolate bHaeMex1 chromosome 15, bHaeMex1.pri, whole genome shotgun sequence genome contains the following:
- the FNDC9 gene encoding fibronectin type III domain-containing protein 9 produces the protein MNIEVHNITYTSATVSWAMSSPCPENYYHVMYRPNWNSVFAGYLRQNFHREERVPHPLSSLVLHRLTPSTIYVLCITCKNSYPSSNHCTTFHTLDKIPLVFGGSKHEPTTSMWMVSSLLLLCFLALLAYGCLQFWSARCHWAARLKHPDSSPEEVGEGSGSPEEPLSDGLREELLEVPMTTVLMRSSSFVKESPYNSPHCFFSYKNSDDKRAILPQHGLQ, from the coding sequence ATGAACATCGAGGTGCACAACATCACTTACACCAGTGCCACCGTGTCCTGGGCcatgagcagcccctgcccagagAACTACTACCACGTCATGTACCGCCCCAACTGGAACAGCGTCTTCGCCGGCTACCTGCGGCAGAACTTCCACCGCGAGGAGCGCGTGCCGCACCCGCtcagctccctggtgctgcacCGCCTCACGCCCTCCACCATCTACGTCCTCTGCATCACCTGCAAGAACTCCTACCCCTCCAGCAACCACTGCACCACCTTCCACACGCTGGACAAAATCCCCCTGGTTTTTGGTGGCTCCAAGCACGAGCCCACCACGTCCATGTGGATGGtgagcagcctcctgctcctctgcttccttgccctgctggcctACGGCTGCCTGCAGTTCTGGTCTGCACGCTGCCACTGGGCTGCCAGGCTGAAGCACCCCGACAGCAGCCCTGAAGAAGTGGGGGAAGGAAGTGGCTCACCAGAGGAGCCACTGAGTGATGGACTGAGAGAGGAACTCCTGGAAGTGCCCATGACCACTGTGCTGATGAGGAGCTCCAGTTTCGTGAAGGAGAGCCCGTATAACTCCCCTCACTGCTTTTTCTCCTATAAAAACAGTGATGACAAAAGGGCCATCCTGCCACAGCATGGCCTTCaatga